The following DNA comes from Triticum aestivum cultivar Chinese Spring chromosome 3D, IWGSC CS RefSeq v2.1, whole genome shotgun sequence.
ATCGCACATCACTGCTTGTCCGTTCGTGCCGTTGCTTAGTGTGAGCGCGCCGTCGTGCGAGGTGACTGTTCTTTTCCATGCTGATACCAGCGATGCTGTTCGTCAAGCTGCTGCATCAGTCTGGCCATCATCCATTCGGGGACTCCCAAGGTTTCCGGAGATCACATGGCGATGGGGTACTTGGCAGTAACCCTTGCATCCATACTTCATTCGAAGGCTATCATGAATCGCAGAGCTAGCAGTGCCTGCGACACTTTTGTCGACGCATCACCGTCTTCGACAGTTTCTGAAGCCTGTTGGTTTGGTCATGGCACATTTGCTGATCGCCGGATGTGTGCCTACTATGTGCCGTAGCCCTGTGGAAAAATGTTCCAACATGAAGAACAATGTATGGTTGTCTTGCTAGATTATGTACTTGTATGATGCATATGACCTGCTAAATACTTTCTGAAAGTCCTTTTGCTTTGTCCTAACAAAACAGTACATGCCTGCACTTTGAATTCCCTGTCAACAATGTACTACACTGCATCTCTGAATCCTTCTTACCCCGCTGGTTCCCTACTCATCTACTGTTCCCTTCACAACACCTATGGTTTTTGAAAGATCAGCTCTGTGTTCTCTTCCCGCCATTTCTAGTGTAGCTCTCGCCACCTCTTAGAGGCACCAGCTGCTGCACTGGCAGCAGGTCGgacaggagcaggagcaggagcagcaccGCCACCGCCATTGGCAGCAGCAGGAGGGCCATGAGCAGGCGAACCAGCAGCAGCCGCAGCACTCCCCGCACCAGCACCACCCGGCCTTCTGCGGCCGCCGCTCCTCCTCCGTCGTCATCTCCTCGAACTGCGACCTGCGGttcgagggccgcggcggcgactGCTCGTGCTCCTTCTGCAGCTGCTGGTAGCCGCCCATGCTCTCCTTCGTCCCCGTCGACGGCTCCGCCAGTCTGCGGATGTAACGGTATCGATCAAGCACGGTCGGTCATGGCAGAGAGAAAATCGTGCGTGCGGCGGGGCGTACGTACATCGGGAAGGCGAAGGAGAAGTTGCTGGAGCTGCCGATGGAGCCGCTCTCGTGCCGCCGGATCGCTCTCCCCTCGCTCGCGTCCGACATCGCGCTGCCCGGCACCTCCTCGAGCGGCGGCAGCTTCCCGTCCGTgaacccgccgccgccggccgccatggcCTCGTCGTAGAAGTAGTCGAAGTGGGACCTGTTGGGGGCGTACAGGTCGTCGGAGATGCTCATGCTGGCGCCGTGGATGCTGAAGAGCGACTCGTTGGACGCGATGCTCCAGTCCGCCTGCGCCCCCGGCTTGGGCTGGAAGATGGACGCCGGGATCCTGTCCGGGTTGAAGCCCTCGACCGCCGGCTTGGCCATCGTCTGGGCCTCCGGCGCCGCCGACACCGTGCCTCCGCCGGTCGACCGCTCCGAAAATGACGCCCAGTCCTCGGGCAACTTCGCCGGCGCGGCCGGACCGGCGTCGGCATGGTCGtcgtcgccgtccgccgccgccacgacCAACGGGGTGCGCATCTCGGACGCGTCGACCTGGAAAACGCACCCGCTCGAGGACGCCCTCGACGAAGAAGAAGACGCCGATGATGTCCGCCGGTCGGGCTTGACCGCGGCCTCCTCGTCCGGCGCCACGTCCAACGGCCGCATCTCCGCATAAGGCTCGGGCAGCTCCGGTGCCGACGGCTTCCCCGGAGAGGCCGGCGAGCCGGGCGACTGGGGCTCCATGAGCACGTCCTGCCGAGCCATGCATGACGATTATGCGAATTGAGTTCTCTGCCTAAGATCAATCAAACAAAAAAGAAAGGAAATTGCAACAAAAAAATCCAAGACCTGGAGATTAAGCGGAGCCCCAATTCGAGATGGAGGTAGTCGGATGCAGCCGTTGCGGCAAAAGAGAGGGCACTGCCGCCCTCCCCAATTCGAGATGCTGCCTCATCTATTTTTGGTTGACTCGCTGATACACTGCAACAGGAGGCGCTAGGAGGCCGGGAAGCCACCCAATTGGGAGCACGAAACCACACCAAATCAAGGCATGCGTGCATGCCGAAGTgcagagtactccctccgtctagcgTCTAGGTGTGTAAATCATCTTAGGTTGCGCATAGGGCTGCAAGAAAactcgaggctcgtgagccgctcgagatcgactcgtatTTTAGCTTGACTCGAGATCGAGTCAAAAAGAAATGAGCTGAGTatgaacactttatgtagctcgatTAAGAAACGAGCCGATCTTGAGCCAACATTGGCTCGCTcaattttagctcgatagctcgataTCATATAAGTATATTAAATAACCTTCATATCTATTGCCAAGAATTAGGATCATTCATTTCTGTATATGCTCTGTACGATTTTTAGCTTCACTTTACCTACTAGCAAACATGGAAATTAAGCATggagaaaatttattctcatcacgTGGGCAACCGTGTGTTCAATATTTTGTCATTTTGGTCAATGTTTGAGAGCTGGCGCACCTTCATCGCCTTCTATCCATGATTTCTTGTTATTAAATACTAGTCTTCACTTGAGAAAGAATAAGTCGAATTTATAGAGATTTTTTTATTGTGTTGTGGTCTATCTTGCTTTAAAATTTTCcttaaaataattttaaaaatcatCTTATTTAGTTCGAAattagctcgagatcgactcgagatcgttacaagctgagcacgagcTACTTTCTGCAGCTCGACCTTGAGCTTCGCACATTTTAAGCTCGCTCGAATTTTAGTATGAGTTGAGCTGAGCCTAGGCCAACTCGCTcgaactcgactcgtttgcagccctattGCGCACCGCGACCAAGGTGGAGGGGAAAACGaaagaacttaatgtttttttgctaattaataatactgcatgtcatgtttggtagtctcaagtcatttaaagcatgcatggcccacatctcttattggttgatatgtcacaaaacaagaaacgagatGAGAGTGCCGTACCTaaatgttttgggattatttggttttcgtaagatgacttacataCTTAGAAGGAGGGAGTACCAGTGATCCAGAGCACGGCTGCAATGCTCGGATGCTAAAGCGTGTTTTGCTAGCACGACCGTTTTTTGGGGGGTGACTATGGCTCAACCGATTTAGAAATAATTATCACGTTTGCTAAATCAAATCACGTCTAGGCGTGAAATAAGTATGTCAGAGGATTTACCACTGGAGCTCCCAAAGCCGCCCCCAAACACCTCGGGTGGACTGCCCAGGCACGAAATTGCCAGCCAACCAGGTCAGACCTCGCAAATCCGATACAAACACACGAACTAAGCGACAACCCTGTACCCGGCCCATATAAAACAAATAGAGGGACACTAGGCACGCTTGCCACTTAGTATTGACAGTTAGGGCCCACACGATAAACGGTGTAAACTAGCGCGGGCGCCTCCTTCGTTCGTCGGTAAGGACGCATTCATAGtgaaggggaacgtagtaatttcaaaaaaatttctacgcatacgcaagatcatggtgatgcatagcaacgagaggggagagtgttgtccacgtaccctcgtagaccgaaagcggaagcgttatcacaacgcggttgatgtagtcgtacgtcttcacgatccgaccgatcaagtaccgaacgcacggcacctccgagttcagcacacgttcagctcgatgacgtccctcgaactccgatccagccgagtgttgagggagagtttcgtcagcacgacggcgtggtgacgatgatgatattctaccgacgcagggcttcgcctaagctccgcaacgatattatcgaggtgtaatatggtggaggggggcaccgcacacggctaaaatatcgtatatcaattgtgtgtctagaggtgcccccctgccccgtatataaaggagcaaggggggaggccggctgcccttggggggcgccaaggagaggggggagtcctcctcctagtaggagtaggactcccctttcctagtccaactaggaagagagagggggaaggaaagagagggagagggagagggaaagaggggccacgccccctcccctagtccaattcggactcctcatgggagggggcgcgccacctcctggctgctgccctctctctcccctcaggcccactaaggcccaatacttccccgggggttccggtaacccctccggcactccggttttatccgaaacttctccggaacacttccggtgtccgaatatagtcgtccaatatatcaatctttatgtctcgaccatttcgagactcctcgtcatgtccgtgatcacatccgggactccgaacaaccttcggtacatcaaaacatataaactcataatataactgtcatcgtaacgttaagcgtgcggaccctacgggttcgagaactatgtagacatgaccgagacacctctccggtcaataaccaatagcgggacctggatgcccatattggctcccacatattctacgaagatctttatcggtcagaccgcataacaacatacgttgttccctttgtcatcggtacgttacttgcccgagattcgatcgtcggtatctcgatacctagttcaatctcgttactggcaagtctctttactcgttccgtaatacatcatcccgcaactaactcattagtcacaatgctttcaaggcttatagtgatgtgcattaccgagtgggcccagagatacctctccgacaatcggagtgacaaatcctaatctcgaaatacgccaacccaacaagtacctttggagacacctgtagagcacctttataatcacccatttacgttgtgacgtttggtagcacacaaagtgttcctccggtaaacgggagttgcataatctcatagtcataggaacatgtataagtcatgaagaaagcaatagcaacatactaaatgatcgggtgctaagctaacggaatgggtcaagtcaatcacgtcattctcctaatgaggtgatcccgttaatcaaatgacaactcatgtctatggctaggaaacataaccatctttgattaacgagctagtcaagtagaggcatactagtgatacactgtttgtctatgtattcacacatgtattatgtttcccggttaatacaattctagcatgaataataaacatttatcatgatataaggaaataaataatactttattattgcctctagggcatatttccttcacatagtgCCTATCAAGTAGGACTATTTAAGCTGGACAGTGGCAGACCAACCCTAGCCCAATCCCATTTCTTCCTCTTCTCACCTCCGTCGCCCGCCACTTCCAATTCATCCGTTGCTAGCCACCTACGCAATGCTTACTATGGAGAGGCACATGCAGCTGCTGGAGGAGATCCGGACCAGGCGCCAGGCTCGGTTCGCAACCGTCTTGCTTCCGGATTCTCCGCAACCTGTCCAAGGATGTCCAAGAAAACACCATCTTCAACGTAGGGTGTGTGGGTAGGCTAGAAGGCTTCGTTCAAGAGCACGTTTTTTTACATTCGTCAAATGGCCCCAATTTTTTCATGCCCTTATATGACCAATTCAAGTCATCCTGCCAAGCTGCTTGGGTTTTCGCAAGTTTTGTATTTACCAGAGTTTAATCggtaaaaaaaatcaataaatgtcCGAACATGTCGTAACTTGCATACGACATCAGAAGCCGTTCAAACTTGACATGGATACTTACCATGGGCATGCTCACCAACTTGtaaaagttggggtcatttcaaggatgtccaaGACCATATTTAACAGAGTATGTCTGTGTAGAGGTCAAAAGGCTCCATTTGAGAGCACGTTGTTTCTCGACATCCGTCATATGACCCCATTTTTTTAATTGACTTGTATGACAAATTCAAGGCATCAAGCCAAGTTCTTTCGGTTttcgacaagttttgcattttcgGAGTTTTCTATGTCAAAAAGGACTGATAAATGGTCGGACTTGTCGCAGCTTGCAGATTagtgagtgatatttttacactcattcacCCTTTGTTTAAACCAAGATATTTCATTAAAACTGAGATATTCGCTTCGATATTGCTACTAATGAATAATGAATGCAAAGTATTCCACAAATTCTCTCTTTGATGTATTTCCAtaggaaatggataaaaatggaagAAATCACGTGTGCACATGGAAATGAAGAAAGAAGGAATCGCCAAGAGACGCACCAACGGCAGCAGAGCAAGACACGACATTTCATACGACCGCAAGCACCCGTATGGCGTGGATTCCGAGGCAGCTCGTCTACCTGGACAAATTTTGTAAAGGGGTCCACACCAAAATGTCAACATAGGGTCGTCGAGCGAAGTCAGAACAGAACCATCTTCGTCCCTCTCATCGACTCTAGCCATCACCATAGTCCATCTCGttctagttcatacttgtaatcgtgcatcGCACAAAGCAACATTTGTAAGACATATTTGCAATCAATCAATCTTCAAGATGTGTTCTTTAATTTTTTTGCTTGCAATCTAATCTTCATGTGTTAGTAGTTtggtaaggtatgggttgaggcatagGCCTTGCAACCATTCGTATTTTTTGTGGGGATCAATGGAAAGACTTTGAATTAACATCctgtatgtgtgaaataaaattgttctgTGGACGTCTCTTGTCTTGTCCGCGATCTTCATCCCTGTAGTTACCCAGGATCATGGAGAACGTGAAGTGCTATTATGAACACAAGTGACAAAAGGGTTTAGTATGGTAACATGAACCAATCCTTGGGGATTCataggtgtagtcattaaacgcccAAAGCACTTGCCTGATTATTATTATCTTAATTATCGAGGCAACCCCACACGACGGATAGAGCCTGTTgtaggacaactgattcttgatgcTGGACCTGTGCCGGTTAAGATGTTATTTGCACACATCCTCCACGTCGGTTCTTAACAAGCACATCTTGATGAGTGACTTCCATTgcacaaattaagatcatatcTGGTCCCAACACAAATGCATGGTTGTAAGCATTAAAACTCATTCTCGTACCTCTTTTATTATAGGTGTTTGAATCACTATTTGCTTGATTGATCAGGTCAAAAGCTGGAATTGATCCTTTAACGAAATcttgctagagaccatcgcttCAAGGGAACCTTATCTTGTGGGTTCGATAACCCAGGTTCACCTCTGGGGAAATAGGTGCGGGATACCTTTCTGTTCCTTTACCGGATCACCAAAAGGAGGTATCACAGACGTTGTCGGAAATCATTCAAACATGGCATGTGTTcttaccatgggcatgcccaccggCTTGAAAACGCTGGGGATCATTTTAATAATGTTTtaaaaatagaccatgttcaaaGGAGGGTGTCTCGCTATGCCAAAAGGCTCCATGTGAGAGCACGTTAtttctcgacatccttgaaatgaccctAATTTTTTTAtcatggccttgtatgaccaattcaaggtaccatgccaagttgttttttTACAAGATTAGCATTTCTGGGAGTTTTTTCTATAAAAAGGCTGATAAATGACCGGCTGTGTTGCAACATGCATACGGTGTTGGAAGTCCTTCAAATCagacatggatgcctaccatgggcatgcccaccagattgtaaaagttgaggtcatttcaaggatgtcaaaaaTGAGAGCATGTTGAAGGGTGTTCGGGTAGGCCAGAAGGCTCCGTTTAAAAGCACGATATTTTCTAACATCCATCAAATGGTCCTAAATTTTTTCCACCAACTTCTGTGACCAATTCCAGGCATGATGCCAAGTTGTTAGGATGTTTGATAAGTTTTGCGGTTTCTGGAGTTCCTCGGTGAAAAAGGCTAAATTGGCAGAAATTCAAAATCAAATTGTCGAAAATCAAAAAACTTGGCATGATGCCTTCAATTGGTCATACAAGGCAATGAAAAAAATGGCCATTTGACGGACGTAGAAAAAAAATGCTCTCGTACGGAGCCTTCTAGCCTACCAAGACACCTCACGTCGAACATGGATTATTTTTAGACATCATTAAAATGTGAACTTTTGTAAGAAGGTGGGTAATGCCCATTGTAGGCATACATGCTAGGTTTGAACGACTTCCGACATAGTATGCATATTGCGACACGTCCATCTATTTATCAGCCTTTTATTCACCGAGAAAACTCGAGAAAATGCCAAAATTTGTCAAAAGAAACAAAAACAACTTCGCATTTTTTTGAGTTTATCTGGCCGCACAATTTTTTCACCGCCGCAGGTGGTTTCAGGAAAGGGTCAATATACTGGCCGTGTTGCGGCAGGCACAACTGGCGGCCGTCCTGACGTGGTTAGTCCAGGCCCATAATAACGGTAATGATAATTCCCGAACGTTTGGATTTAAGCATGGTAACCCGAACGTTTTAGGTGGCAAATTTAGTTTGCGTGAGATTAGGaaaacatggcaattttctgataaaaaaaccaaaaaggagaaagttgccatcCCTTACGAACTAAAGTTACCATGTAAAAACGTTCAAGACAAACTGCTCAAAATCCGAACGTTCGGGAGTTATTGGATTCCCATAATAATCGCAGGGGTGCATCGGCCGCGCCCGGCGGCCCCGGTCCACGACCACTAGACGGCGTTCCGCGCGGCCGTCGACAACCGCGGTGGAGCTGCCGGGGGGAGTCCTTGGGGGCCTCCGTCCGCGCTGTCCGCGCCGAGCACGTGCGTGCGTCATTCCTGCTGGCGTGCGGCGAGTCCCGTCCAAGGACACGGTGTTGAACGGTCGGTCGAGCATGGTCATTGAAACCCGAGTTGCAAGTTCGCGGGCTCTATTTTGCAACTCTGTGGACATAAATGAACACGCGTTGCACGTCCATGAATCTCCGGTGCAATTGACCATCTAGCTTCTTCAGTCCCTTCCGTTCCGCCGGTGCGATCTTCCATCGGACCAGGGGCTTGGCAATATATAGCAAGTTGGCAAGTTGATGATCTGGTTATGTCGACAGTTCGCACTGCCATGTCCACCGGCGGTCAAGTCAGTCTCCCCTCCCGTCTCCTTAAAAGCGACGGAGGAGGTTGCCATTCACTCCAAAAATGGAGGAGTCTGGATCTCACCGCCACATCGTCCTCGTAACCCTGGCCCTCGTTGTCGTGCTGCTCGCGCCGTGCGCCGCCGCGTACCCGTTGCTAGCGTGCGGCTCGACGGGCGAGTTCACGGCCAACAGCACGTACCAGGCCAACCTCGGCATCCTCGCAGCCGCGCTGCCGAAGAACGCGTCCTCCTCCCCGGACCTCTTCGCGACCGGCGCAGTCGGCGCCGTCCCGGACCAGGTCTCGGCGCTCGCGCTCTGCCGCGGCGACGCCAACGCCACGGCCTGCTCCGGCTGCCTCGCCGCGGCCTTCCACGACGCGCAGAACATGTGCGCCTACGCCAAGGACGCCGCCATCTACTACGATCCATGCGTCCTCTACTACTCCAACACCCCCTTCCTCTCCTCCGTCGACAACGTCAGGTCCAGGACGCAAATGAACGGCCAGAACGTCACGTCGGACCCCGGCCGGTTCAACCGCCAGGTGGCCGCGCTCGTGGACGCCACTGCCGA
Coding sequences within:
- the LOC123077425 gene encoding uncharacterized protein, which translates into the protein MEPQSPGSPASPGKPSAPELPEPYAEMRPLDVAPDEEAAVKPDRRTSSASSSSSRASSSGCVFQVDASEMRTPLVVAAADGDDDHADAGPAAPAKLPEDWASFSERSTGGGTVSAAPEAQTMAKPAVEGFNPDRIPASIFQPKPGAQADWSIASNESLFSIHGASMSISDDLYAPNRSHFDYFYDEAMAAGGGGFTDGKLPPLEEVPGSAMSDASEGRAIRRHESGSIGSSSNFSFAFPILAEPSTGTKESMGGYQQLQKEHEQSPPRPSNRRSQFEEMTTEEERRPQKAGWCWCGECCGCCWFACSWPSCCCQWRWRCCSCSCSCPTCCQCSSWCL